The segment CGCCAGCTTTGCCTGTCTCTGCTCGGACACGAGTGTCACCTCTCCTGATTGATACGGCTTTCGGCCCTACTCGGCTTCGGCTTTCTCGAAACGGATTTCCGGCACGCCACTGTAGTCCACCACGAATCGGCCGCCGGAGGTTGGGAAGACCACTTGCCCGGCCAGCTCGAAGTCGGTGGGGCCCGGTACTTGCAGCGCCTTTGCGCCATCCGGCTTCATGTACTCGTCTGCGAAACGAATGACCACTTTCTCGCGGTCACCCACGGCATGTCCAGTAGAAGTCACCGCTTCCCCATCAACATGCCACTGGGTGAGGAAGTGCCCATCCGGGCGGAACCCGGCGTCCACCATATTCCGGAAGATAGTGATCTTGTGCACAACGGGACAGGACAGGTCGTCTTGACCGTGGACGATGACCACCTTGTTGGTCGGGTTCGCCGCGAAGGCTATCTTCAGGTGCTCAGGGTGGCCGGGGTCGCGGATTTCCTGCATGTCTTTCGTCAGATACGCCGGGCTCTGTGGGTCCTTCGAGTACCCGGCGTTCAAGTGGCTGCCATACTCTCCGGTGCCGAACGCAATGCCGTCGGTAAGGCCCGGCATGCCGCAGATATCCACCACGCAGGCGAAGGTATGCGGGGCCAGCTTGTTGACCATGAGCGTCACATTGCCGCCGCCACTGCCGCCCATGGAGTAACACCGGCGCGGGTTGATGGTCACGCCGGCTTCTTTGAGTTGCTGCTGGATATGGTACAGCGCGCGCAGGCAGTCCATGGCCTGCAGGTAGCCATGGTCGTAGGGCTTCTCACCCAAGACCCCGGGCTCCGTGTCACCGCTCTGCAGGTAGTTGACGCTGACGGCGATCACATTGAAGCGTTCGGCGAAGGTGCGGCACCACTTCAGATATACATCCTGATTGTAGATTCCGCCCCAGTTGTGGAGGCAGAGCATGAGGCCGGTGTTCTCGCTGATGCCCTGCGGCGGCTCCTCCACGTGCATTTTCACGAAGCGTTCGCCCGGTTGAAACGGCCATTCCTGACCCGCGAACTGCTGCTCCGGTTCGAGCACTTGCTTGCGTCCCTCCTTGATAGCGAGTGTGGGCGCCTCCCGGGTGGCCAGTTTCGCGCTCAGGTCTTCCAGCGCCAGAAGCACTAACCCCGCGGCAAAATCGGGGAATTCTGTGCGCTGGTCAGGGGACTCATACACGAAGATAGAATACGGGAGTTTCCGGCCACCACTGGGATCCTGGATTGTGAAGTCGGCGCCGGTGTCGGTCATTCGGGTCTTCACGGCAGCCGGGAGCTTCTCGATGTCGGTGTCGCTGATGCCCACCATCACCGCGTCCAGTGCGTCTCCCGGGAGCACGATGTCGCGCGCGGTGCAGCTCTGCTGGGGCACCTTCTTCCCGTGGATGATACCGGCGGGCACGTCAACCATCACCCACCGGCCAACGCGATCATGCCAGGGGATGGCCTTCTCGCCCGGGGTGTACGTCTTGGCCTCAGACGCCGGCGCCTCCTCGTTGGCTTGGTCCGCAGCCTCCCCTGGCCACGAGAGCAGCATCACGCCCGCCGTTGCGCCGGGGAATTCGGTGACCGGCGGCGGGTTGCGATACAGTAGGATGTCATAGGTGATCAGGACCTTCTTGCCGGCGGGGTCCATGAGATCCACGGTGTCGCCGGTGAATTCCAGGTTGAGCGAATCCGCGAACTGCTTCGACTGGCTGCTGGCGATGGCGATGAAGACGTGATCCACCTTCTCATCCGGCAGCACCACCTTTCGCGGCTCATTGCACGACTGCCACGGTACGGGCTTTTCGGATGCGTACTTTTCGGGCAGGTTCCCGATAACGTAGCGCCCGACCCGGTCATGCCAGGGGCACTCACCGTTCTTGACGATCCACGTCTTGTCCGCCGCAGCCAGCACCGCGATGCACAAAGAAAGCGTGAACAGAAGACGGAGCATTCTGCGACCCCCTGCAAAGTCGTTCGGCCCATATTCCGTTTCGTGAGGAGGCATTCCTGCCCGCGCGAGGAAACCCTTCCGGCGTCCCATCCAGCCGACACGAGGAGGCACGAACATGCGGATCGTCGTTTGCACCGACCTTGAGGGAATCAGCGGGGTCACCTGTTGGGAGCAGACCCGGGACATGACCAATGCCTTATACCAGGAGGCACGAGCGCTGCTCACCGCCGAGATCAACGCGTGTGTCGAAGGGTGTCTCGAAGGCGGTGCGACTGAGATTCTGGTGCTGGACGGTCACGGCGGCGGGTTCAATATTATCCCCGAGGAGCTTCACCCTGATGCCCAGTGCATCACCGGCCCCGGCAGGCCCCATGCAGGCTGCGGGTTCGACGAAAACTTCGCCGGTCTGATTCTGCTGGGCTACCATGCAATGAACGGCGTGGAGGATGGAGTGCTGCACCACACCCAGAGTTCGATGGGCGAGAACCGATACTGGTACAACGGCGTGGAGTCGGGCGAGATCGCCCAGAGCGCACTGGTGGCGGGTTCATTCGGCATCCCGCCGATAATGTGTACCGGCGATGTTCGGGCTTGTGAGGAGGCCGTGCGCTTCCTGGGTGACAGCATCGTTACCGTCGCGGTCAAGGAGGGCTTCAGCCGTACAAGTTGCCGGATGATCGCGCCGAAGAAGGCGCGAGAGATGATCCGCGAGGGCGCCCGGCGCGCGATGAGCGTGATTCCGAACTGCAAGCCCTATACCGTCGACCTGCCCATCACCGCACGCCTGTGGCTGAAGGACATCGACGCCGTGACGCAGATGGCCCGCGCCGGGCTGTCCAGACGCATTGATGATCACACGCTGGAGCGCATCATCGACGATCCGCGGGACATATACCGGTTTTGATGCTTACCGGTTCTGGTCGTCTGTGAGGACGGGAATTCGTGGTCGCCGACCGAGACGGTCGGCCTACGCGAGATCCTGCTGCCAGACGCGGCATCGCATAGCACCCGGATAGATGGAGCCACCCATGACTATCGATCGCCCTAATATTCTGCTCATCACCAGCGACCAGCAACACTGGAACACCCTCGGCTGCCTGAACCCCGAAGTCCAGACGCCGTTTCTCGACCGAATGGCTGCCGAAGGCACCTTGTTCAACCGCGCCTATACGGTGAACCCCACATGCACGCCCACCCGGGCGTCCATGATCACCGGACGCTTCCCCAGCCAGCATGGGGCGTATTCTCTGGGTACGAAGCTGTCCGAGGAGGAGCCCACGGTCGGGCCGATTTTCGGGTCAGCGGGGTACCGGACCGCGCTGGTTGGCAAGGCGCATTTTCAGCCTCTGCGTGGCACCGACGAGTACCCGTCGCTCGAGGCCTACCCGGTACTCCAGGACCTGGACTTCTGGCGGCGCTTCACAGGACCTTTCTATGGGTTCGAGCGCGTAGAACTGGCGCGGAATCATACTGACGAAGCGCATGTGGGACAGCACTACGCCATCTGGATGGAAGAGCGCGGCTTGACCAACTGGCGCGACTATTTTCGTCCCCCCACCGGGAACAACGACCGCCAGCGCCGGAAGTGGCTGATCCCCGAGGAGTACCATTACAGCGCGTGGATTGCCGAACGCACCAACGCACTCATGGAACAGTATGCGAGCGCGGGCGAGAACTTCCTGCTCTGGGCCAGTTTCTTCGACCCTCACCCGGCGTACCTCGCGCCAGAGCCCTGGGACACCATGTATGATCCGTCGGCCCTGACAGTGCCGAGCCTCGTGCCGGGTGAGCACGATTGCAACCCACCCCATTTCCAGCTCACACAACAGGAGAAACCGGATTTCTCACCCTGGCAGACCACCCACAAGGGCCTGCATGGGTTCCACTCCCACTTGCATGACCGGGACGAACTGGCGAAAAACATCGCCGTCTACTACGGGATGATTTCGCTCATGGACAAGTACATCGGCGCAATCCTGGATCGGCTGGACAGCCTGGGGCTTGCCGAGAACACTCTTGTCCTTTTCAGCACCGATCACGGTCACCTGTTCGGGCACCACGGGCTTATCGCCAAGGGTGCGTTTCACTATGAGGATCTGCTGCGAGTGCCCATGATCGCCCGCATGCCCGGCACTGTCCCCGCAGGCAGGCGCACCGATGCGCTTTGGTCCCATGTAGACCTCGCGCCCACGTGCCTGGGGATGGCGGGCCTGGAAATCCCGTGGTGGATGACCGGCGTCGATCAGACCGGGGTGCTCAGAGGGGAACAGGAGCAGGCGCGAGACCATGTGTTGGTCGAGAACCGTCACGAGGTGGACACGATCCACGTGAAAACCTACGTGGATGACCGCTACAAGATCACGGCATACTACCGGCAAAGATACGGGGAGTTGTTCGACCTGGCCAAAGACCCACACGAGGTTCACAATCTGTGGGATAGCCCGGAGCACCAGGACCTGAAGCGAGACCTGCTCCTGAAGCTTCTGTGGGCGGAGATGGGCAACGAGCCGGTGTGGATGCCGCGTGTCGCCGGGGCGTGACGGGCGTCCCGCAAGTGCAAGAGCGGCCTGCGTACGGGGACGACGGCGGGCAAGACGCCCGCCCCACGCGACTGAAGGGCGCTGACCGCGCCGATCGTCCCCGGTCTCATTCGCTCTATCCGACGGGCCCCGCTCAGTCCTTCTCCAGGATCTGGTCCTTCGGCACCGCGATGTTCACGTTACCGACATGGGTCAGCGTAATATTCTGGTAGCTCTGCGGGTCGGGCTTGCCGGTCTCAGCAGTACGTTTCGCCACGTACGCATCCAGGTCGGCCTTGAATGCATCCCGCACCTCAGGCAGCGCGTCCGCGAGGTTGTTCTGCTCCATGGGGTCCACCGTCAGGTCATACAGCTCGAAAGGCGGACGCTTATGAAGCTCATCATATAGAGATTCGAAGAACTTCCACTTCTTCGTGCGGAAGCCCCGCTTCTTCATCCACGCATTCTCCAGAATGAACACCCGGTCAGTGGTGCCTGCATGGTTGCGCTGGTCGATGAGCGGCAACATGCTGATGCCTTCCATGGCCTCCTCTTCAGCGGCGTCCGGCAGGCCTAGCATATCAAGGATTGTCACCGTCAGGTCCTGATGGCGGGTGAGACCGCCCAGGCGCAGTCCTGCCGGGATGCGTTCCGGGTGAACCATGATCAGCGGCACGTGCAGGTTCGTCTCATACAGGCCGTGGTGGTCGAACCACATCTGGTGCTCGTGAAGCTCCTCGCCGTGGTCCGAAGTGATGACGATCAAGGTATCCCCGGCGTCCTGCATGCGATAGAAGCGGTCGAACAGTCTGGCCATCACGGAATCGCAGTAGGCGATCTCGGCCTCATATTGGGCGATGGGGAACTCCACGTCGCGACAGCCGGGCATCCATTCATTGAAGTAGTACATGAACGCCGGATAGTTGGTCATCATCTCAACCGCGCTGGTGTGGCGCTCGGCGGTCTCGTCGTCATGGTAGAACATGCGGTTGAAGGGCGGTGGGGGCAGGTACGGGGTGTGGGGGTCCCAGTAGTGGACGAAGGCGAACCAGGGCTTGTCCTGGCTCTCGCACTTGTCCAGCACCCGCATAGCAGTCTCGTTCACGGCCTCCGCTTTGCGCCAGGCGCCGTTCGGGTCGTGGTTCCATTGGTAGCCCTCATACACGTCATATCCCCGGCGGAACCAGCGGCCGAGATTGTCGGCGGCAGCCGTGAAGTACCCGCGATCCTGAAGTACCTGGGGCAGCGTCTTGATGCTTTCCTCCAGTTCCAGCTTCCCGCCCTGGGTGACGATCTGGTGGGTGAAGGTGTCCTTCCCGGTGAACATCGTGGTATAGCCGGGATGGGTGGGGATGTGCGGCGCCAGGAACTCTTCGAACACCACGCCAGTCGCGGCGAGGCGGTCGATGTGCGGGCTGGTGTGCCTGTGGTGGCCGTAGCAGCTCAGGTAATCGGCGCGCAGTGTATCGATGGCGATGAACAGTACGTTCATGAGACCCTCCGCTGGGTTCCTTCGGATGCATGGCAAAGCCGCGGGAATCGTCTCCCGCGGACCTTGACGCCTGTGGGACGGATGTCGCTGGTACTACTCGACCGGAGTAATGGTTATCCTGTACTTCCGACCTGTCTCCGGGCAGACCCAGATGAACTCGCTCTGGGTGACCGGGGGCATGTCCATTACCGGCGCAGTCACCGATGCCCCTGCCGGTGCCGCAGCCGGAGCAGCAGGCGCAGGTGTCGGCGCCACCGGAGCCGCAGACGCTCGTTCCTTGAGGGCGTCCGGGAGTTTGATCTCGAGCACATCCGCAATGGTCAGCCCGGTTGCAGCGGCTGAGGGTAGCGAGACTTCCAGGCGCGTGGGCTGGGTGGGATCGGGCCAGGCCCAGAGCGCCAGGTTGTCGGTGACGATTACCGCGTGGCCCGAGCTGGCCTCCTCGCCGTCATTGATGGACAGCCACAGGTCCAGCACCGGCCGGGTGACGTCGTCGTCTTCGAAGGCCGGGACTTTCATCATGAACACGCCGGTGGCGTCGGTCTTTGTGGACGCCCAGTGGTCCTGCAGAGGCTTGTCACCCCGGCCGGCGTGGACCGGGATGTCACCCAGCCCACGGGCGGTGTCGCGGTCGGTTACGATGCCGATGATCGTGGCCCAGCGCGGCATGACTTTGATCGCGATCTCGGTATTTGGCTCCACAGCGCCCTGTGCGGGGAGATAGCCGGTGGTCGACCCGGTGTGGATGGTGAGAGGGTCTCCGGGTTTCACATTGAACTCAAGCGTGAACTTGCCCAGGCGGTCCGTGAGGGTCCGCGCCAGTGTCTCGCGGCCCTGCTGGAGACTCACAGGATGGACCGTCACTGCCACCCCGCTTCGGGCGTCGAGGACAGATCCTACGATCTTCGCGCGGTCGCCGAAAGCCGGAAGCGATACGGCGCAGAGAGACATGGCCACTACGATGAGCAATGCGGTGAGACGATTCACGACTCAGTCCTCCATGGTGTGCAGGCCGTCAATGATACGGCAGGCTGACGACGTGAGCGGATGATCCCGCCCCCTGCCTTTGGATACCCGCCGCGCCCATAAGTTTCGGTGAATCGGCTTCCCTGGGCCGGTCGAAGTGAAAACGGCCCGGACAGGGCGTCCGGGCCGTCTGGACTGGCCAAAGGCAGCCTTACTCGGTGGTTGCCGTCCAGTAGCGGTTGCGGCCTGCGGTGGTGTCCCCGTACTTGTCGTTGTCCGGTTTGATCGCCTTTACGTGGCCGTCGCAGAAGCCAATGTTGGCGGTCTCGTTGTGGATGGGCCACAGGTGGCCCCGGCAGCTGTTCCAGCTGCCATTGGCGGCGGTGTCCAGATAGGGACTGTAAACCATGCAGGTCCGGCTTCCCCAGACGCCGCTGGGGTTGTCTCCGCCCGCGTCCGCGACCAGGTATTTCTCGGCCGGGATCTTGATGAACGCCGAGTTCATACCGTAATACTCGGTGGCGGTATTCTGCGATGTCGTGTAGCGGTTGGGTGCCAGGTACAGCAGGGAGCTGGGGCAGATGTAGACCTGGCGATTCTTGATATAGGGCTGGATGACATCATACCAGGCGTAGCGAGTGCCGGTTGTGGAACCCGTCAGGAACCCGGGGAACCACTCATCGTAGTCCTGGGCGTACATGAGGTAGCCGAGCGTAACCTGCTTCAGGTTGGACTGGCAACTTGCCTGCCTTGCTTTCTCGCGCGCCCTTGCGAAAACAGGAAAGAGGATCGCCGCAAGGATCGCAATGATCGCGATGACCACCAGCAACTCAATCAGTGTGAAACCACGTCTTGCCATCGATGTCCTCCTTGGTCTTGAGCGCTCATGCGCCCGGTGATGGGGACGGGACCTGCTCGACTTGCCCGCTCTCGTGGCTTCGGATCGCGGCTTCGATAGTCTCCTGAGCAAGGAGCCCATCGCGGCCCGAGCCTTCCACGCAGTCGGGCGAGACGCCCTCGGCAACCTGCTGGCAGAACCTGTGAATCCGCACCCGGAAAGTGTCATCAAAGCTCTTGATGCCCCCGAAAATGGGGTTGTGAATATGGATGACCTCGTCCGAGTCGTGGGGATAGAACCAGAGGTCTTCGAACACATTCTCGAAGACCAGCCGGCCTTTCGTACCCGCGATCTCCGTGCGTTCCATGGGGTGACGGGTGGTCATATCGTAGCTGCCCGTGAGATGCCCCACGACGCCGCTCTCGAACTTGAGATTGATGGAGGCGTTCGACCAACATGTCCGGCCTTCGGAGCGCTTGAGGAAGGCATGGACGAACCGCACGTCTCCGCAGAGTGTGCGCAGGACGTCGATGCTGTGGGGATGCAGGGCGCGCAGGTGGAACCATTCGTCGTCCCGTGCATTGGCGATCCACAGGCACTTGTTGACGAAATTGACCTCGCCCAGCCGGCCCTCGTCGATCCACTTTTTCGCCCGCACGCAAGCCGGGGCGAAACGATAGTTCAGGTTGATTCCGAAGCACAGGCCGCGTTCGGCAGCTTTCGCAACCATCCGGCGCGCGTACTCGATGTTGTTGCTGATGGGCTTTTCACACAGCACGTGGCAGCCGGCTTCGAGCCCCGCCATCACGGGAGCGTAGTGATCGCCTCCGTTCTCTTTGCCGCCAGTAGACACGTCAACGATGTCCAGGTCCTCATTATCCAGCATCTGATGCATGTTGTAGTATGAGCGCACGCCCAGGCGCTGCGCCGCATGGTCCGCGCGCTCCGGGATGATGTCACAGACCGCGACCACTCGGGCATGGGGGCTGGATTGGTAACAGTCGGCGTGCAGGTTGCCGATCTGACGAACGCCGATGATTCCAACTTTGAGCATGGCGCGGGCTCCGTTGCTGGGAAGTCAGTTACGGTCATGCCGGAGGCGCCCGCTATTCGGGCACGTCCACGGCCTGTCCGGTCTGGTGGCTCTTGATGGCCGCCTCAATCACCTCCTGCGCCTGCAGACCATCATACCCCGAGGCCTCAATGGCGTCCGGAGAGTCGCCATTGGCGACCTGCTCCATGAACCGATGAATGCGCGCGGTGAAGGTGTCGTTGAAGTCTTTCACGCCGCCGAAGATTGAATTGTGGATGTGGATGACTTCGTCTGAATCATGAGGGTAGAGCCACAGGTCCACGTAGACGTTCTCCAGCACTAACCGGCCTTTGGTACCTGCGAGCTCCGTGCGCTCGATGGGGTGCTGGTAACACATATCATAGGAGCCGGTCAGGTTGCCGATGACGCCATTGCGGAACTTCATGCCCACCTGGCAGTTGGACCAGCACTGGCGGTCGCCGGACTTCTTGAAGTACGCGTGAACCTGGGCCACATTCCCGCACAGGAAGCGCATGACGTCCACGGAGTGGGGATGCAGGGCGCGCATGTGGATGAACTCGGTGGCATCCGGGCCGCCGATCCAGAGCGCTTTGTTGATGAAGTTCAGCTCGCCCAGCCGGCCCTCGTCCACCCACTGCTTCGCTTTTCGAGCCAAAGGGGTGAAGCGGTAGTTCAGGTTGATGCCGAAGGGCACCTTCGCCTCTCTGGCCGCCGCCACCATCTCCCGCGCCTGGCCAATGTCGTTGCTGATCGGCTTCTCGCACAAGACCGCTTTGCCGGCGGCGATTGCGGCCATGACTGGACCATAGTGAGCGCTGCCCTTCTCGTGTCCGCCCGTGCAGACATCCACTACGTCCAATTCCTCTTCCGCGAGCATGGCGTCCAGGTCATAGTAGGCCTTCACGCCATACTTTGATGCGCCCGCGTCTGCAAGGTCCTTATCCATGTCACAGACGGCCACCAGTTGTGCATTGGGGCAGGTGAGGTGGCAGTCGGCATGCTGGTTGCCGATGGGCTTCATCCCGACGATTGCGGTCTTGAGCATAGGCTGGTCAACTCCCGGGGAAGGCACGGTCGCCGGGCATGCCCTGGGTTACCCGGGACCGAAACCATGCCTGGATGGGCCCGCCGGGCCCCCAGGTTGTGCACGGCTGGCAGGATACATGTTTGGGCTTCTGGATGCAAGGGAGAGCAACCGCATGGGGTGCGTTCCCGATAAGAGGTGAGTTCGCTCGAGGCGGGGCCTTATCTCTTCCCTCGGATATGCCCGGGAACGAAGACAGACGCCGCCCCTGCCTCAAAGCCCGCGATACGGGCCGCAGCCCCCGGACACCGGTGCCCAGGAATTATCCCATAGCCCCTGGAAGGGCAGCACAAGCGCCCCGCGCTCTCGTCCTTCCTGCCGCCCCCGTTGGGGGCTCAAGCGATCTGATGCGCACCGATTCCGCGCAAACATTCGGTGAGATTGGACCGTCGCTCTCAGAGCACAGGCTCCGTGACGCCGCTGAACACCACTGTGGGGCCCCGTGTCTCCGACAACGGACAGATTCCACGATTGGGGGAGAGAACATCCCGGTGACTATCGAAGCATGCTCCCCGGTGACTACGCCTGGGGCAGTACCGACATGAGGGTGGTGGCGACGGTGAAATAGATCAGGAGGGCGAAGGAGTCATTGAGGGTGGTGACCAGCGGACCGGATGCGAGAGCCGGATCAACGCCGATGCGCTGGAATGCGAATGGGATGAGTGTGCCAATCAGAGTAGCCCACAGGATGGCCAGCGCCAGGGCGATCGCCACGACCATGCCCAGCCACCATTGGCCCATGACGAGAACACCAAAGAGCCCCGCGATGAAACCGCAAGTGCCCCCCAGTAGGCTTGCAGTCAGAATCTCGCGCAGGATGAGCCTGCGGAGGGCCTTGCGGTCCACCAGGCCGAGGGCGATTCTGCGAACAACGATGGTGGCCGACTGCAGGCCGCTGTTGCCGCTCATGGCCGCGATGACAGGGATGAAAACCGCCAGACCGATGACATTCTCCAGCGAGAATGAGAAGTGCTTGATGACTAGCGCGGAGACGAAAGTGCCCAGCAGACAGACGGTGAGCCAGGGCAGGCGAAGCTTGGCGACCTTCACGCTTGATTCAGTGAGGAGTGTCTCCGAACTGGTTCCCGCGAACTGGGAGATGTCCTCACTGTGCTCCGCCTGAATGGCGTCGATGACGTCGTCCACGGTGACCACGCCGAGCAGGCGGTGGTCGTCATCAACGACAGGCACGCCCATGAGGTCGTACTTGTCGACGATCTGGACGACCTCTTCTCGGTCCGCGTCGGGATGTACAGAGACCACGTCCGTGACCATGATGTCGTGCAGAGGTGCCTCGGGCGGAGCCGTGAGAAGCTCCGGTGTGCTGATGACGCCGATGAGGCGGCGGTCATCCTCGATGATGTAGACGTAGTTGAGCGTGTCCATGGAAATCCGCTGGGTGCGCAGGTGCTGGATAACGTCCTGCGCGGTCAGGTCCGCGGGGGCCATGAGCACCTCGGAGTTCATGAGGCCGCCGGCAGTGTCCTTCTCGAACCGCATGAGCTCTTTGAGCTCATTGGCCTCCTCATCGGGAATGCGCTCCAGGACCCGATGGCGGCGTTCGTCGTCCAGCAGATTGACCACATTGGAGCCCACGTCGGGGGGCATGGCGTCGATGATCTCGGCCAGTTCCTCATCCGGGATGGCTTCGGCCAGGTCCGCGCCGATCTCTTCGTCCACTTCCTCCAGAACGATCCCCGCATCATCGGCATCCAGGAGAGCGAAGACCGCTTCACGCTCGTCGGCATCAAGCTCTCGCATGGCAAAAGCGATATCCATGGGGTGATACCGGCTGATGAGCCCTTCCAACGCGCCCCGCACATTGGAGCTGGTGGCAGCCCGAATCGCCGCCGCCACTTGTTCGGGGCTGCGGGCTTTCATCTGATCGTAGGCGTCGCGGAGATTGCTCGCGTCTCTCATTGGAGCAGGGCCGTTCCTGGTGCGGGATCGGAAGCAGCGAAGGGCCGACGGTGTTGTCCGGCCCGGGCGTGGCGGACACGAAAGGGGTAGACGTGACAGCATTAACCGATTGGCGGGCCCGTGTCAAGAGCAGATTAGCGCCGGGCGTGCATTCCCCGGGTGTAGGTGGGTTCGGTGGAGCCGAGGCCTCGTCTCCTGCCTCGGTTCAGATCCGCAGCGGGAAAAGTCCGCCGCCGTTGTCCTCCAGCCCGACAAGCGCGCGGCAAGACCCCGCCCAGCGGTTCAGTATTCTGTCGCCCCCTCCAAGGGCTCAAGCGATCTGAGGCGCACCGACTCCACGGGTTCCATTCCGCTCCACCCGTGGCTATAGGCTGCCGCCCGCTTCGCGGGCTGTGGGGCAACAGGCCCACCAGCGATATTTCCACACGCTCCAGGCCGGCAGAGATCATGCCCGACAGGGAGACCGCCCGATTTCTGCGGGTCCGGAGACACTCCGTGACGGCGATAGATCAGGCGCAGATGCCTGCAAAACCGAAACGCAATCTGGCGCCGGGGAAATCACCAGCGCTCGCGGTGGACGGCGGACATCGGCCCGGGGCCCTTGGGTGATGGCTGATCTGCCGGGTAGCCCAGACTCACGAGAGCAAGGACGCGGATGGAATCGGGGATCCCCAAGACGTCGCGCACCAGGTCCTCGCGTTGCATCCCGGTGGCTTCGCTGCCGCGAATACCGATCCAGCATGTGCCGAGCCCGTGGCTCACAGCCTCGATCATGGCGTTCTCAACCGCCGCGCAGCAGTCCTCGATCCACCAGTGTTCAGATTTTGCAGGGTCGCCGCAGAAGGCGAGGACTACCGGGGATTCGGCGCAGAAGCCGGCCCACTGGTGGACCTCGCTAAGCTTCCGGCGCGTTTCGGCGTCCGTCACAACCACGATATGCCATGGGCGCACGTTGTTCGCGGTCGGCGCATGCATCGCGGCGCGCAGGATCTCCTCCAGGGCATCTTCGGGCACCGGATCCGGCTTGTAGCGGCGTACGCTGGCGCGTTCCCAGATCTCCTTCAGCACAGTCAGTCCCTCCCAGTCAGCGTCTCCAGTCTCTGGATGGCGGCAGCGGCGCTATTGCCGCCTATGGCCTTGAGGTCCGAAACAACATCCTGCACGAATTGCTTGAGCTTGTCGGTGGGGATTCGTGCGATCACCTTGCCGAGGTCGATCGTCCGCGCCTGGAGCGCCAGCTGCCCGGCCAGCGCACGCAGTTCCTGGGGCCCCGCGGCAGGGATGCGTTCCCGTAGCAGCGGGAGCAGTGCGCCGGGCTTGAGCACGCGCGCCAACGAACCGACCAGCATCCGGCGGACGCGGTCGCTTTTCTCGCTCTTCCACAGGTTCATCAGGGGCTGGGTGATACGCGGGTCCCTGATCTGTCCGAGCACGCGGACCAGGCGGGTCCGGAACTCCTCGTCGCTGCTCCCCAGGCGCTCGATAATCGCCGGCACGGCCGCGGAACCGATCTTCACCAGAGCTTTCTCAGCATTGCTCTTCCCCTGCT is part of the Armatimonadota bacterium genome and harbors:
- the mgtE gene encoding magnesium transporter, which codes for MRDASNLRDAYDQMKARSPEQVAAAIRAATSSNVRGALEGLISRYHPMDIAFAMRELDADEREAVFALLDADDAGIVLEEVDEEIGADLAEAIPDEELAEIIDAMPPDVGSNVVNLLDDERRHRVLERIPDEEANELKELMRFEKDTAGGLMNSEVLMAPADLTAQDVIQHLRTQRISMDTLNYVYIIEDDRRLIGVISTPELLTAPPEAPLHDIMVTDVVSVHPDADREEVVQIVDKYDLMGVPVVDDDHRLLGVVTVDDVIDAIQAEHSEDISQFAGTSSETLLTESSVKVAKLRLPWLTVCLLGTFVSALVIKHFSFSLENVIGLAVFIPVIAAMSGNSGLQSATIVVRRIALGLVDRKALRRLILREILTASLLGGTCGFIAGLFGVLVMGQWWLGMVVAIALALAILWATLIGTLIPFAFQRIGVDPALASGPLVTTLNDSFALLIYFTVATTLMSVLPQA
- a CDS encoding Gfo/Idh/MocA family oxidoreductase → MLKTAIVGMKPIGNQHADCHLTCPNAQLVAVCDMDKDLADAGASKYGVKAYYDLDAMLAEEELDVVDVCTGGHEKGSAHYGPVMAAIAAGKAVLCEKPISNDIGQAREMVAAAREAKVPFGINLNYRFTPLARKAKQWVDEGRLGELNFINKALWIGGPDATEFIHMRALHPHSVDVMRFLCGNVAQVHAYFKKSGDRQCWSNCQVGMKFRNGVIGNLTGSYDMCYQHPIERTELAGTKGRLVLENVYVDLWLYPHDSDEVIHIHNSIFGGVKDFNDTFTARIHRFMEQVANGDSPDAIEASGYDGLQAQEVIEAAIKSHQTGQAVDVPE
- a CDS encoding HEAT repeat domain-containing protein, with the protein product MQKLNPLSIAFVGLALACSVANAQPMKPCDLMKMMMSDDQDVVKQGIDGFVSLGKMGAVPLVCFISGQAPGAPVATEQGKSNAEKALVKIGSAAVPAIIERLGSSDEEFRTRLVRVLGQIRDPRITQPLMNLWKSEKSDRVRRMLVGSLARVLKPGALLPLLRERIPAAGPQELRALAGQLALQARTIDLGKVIARIPTDKLKQFVQDVVSDLKAIGGNSAAAAIQRLETLTGRD
- a CDS encoding nitroreductase family protein; this translates as MLKEIWERASVRRYKPDPVPEDALEEILRAAMHAPTANNVRPWHIVVVTDAETRRKLSEVHQWAGFCAESPVVLAFCGDPAKSEHWWIEDCCAAVENAMIEAVSHGLGTCWIGIRGSEATGMQREDLVRDVLGIPDSIRVLALVSLGYPADQPSPKGPGPMSAVHRERW